From a region of the Paenibacillus sp. FSL R10-2734 genome:
- a CDS encoding ABC transporter substrate-binding protein, whose product MKQLVNTFLAIVITAFALMYLGSWMNSREGYSGGNTLTIYNWGDYVDPDLLKEFEKETGLTVIYQTFDSNEAMLTKVEQGGTTFDVVIPSDYAIDKMKEENLLIPLDHSKIPNLTNIDPRFMDLSFDPGNKYSVPYFWGTVGIIFNPEMTKGLDFTSWDSLWDSRLKNNIFLVDGAREVMGMALNSLHYSVNDRDEEHLQEALTKLNKLSPNVKAIVGDEIKMLLANEEAAVGIVWSGDASEIMDENDKLDYVVPEEGSNKWFDNMVIPRTADNVDGAHKFINFMLRPDVAAKNAEYVGYSTPNIPALELLPKETSEDTRFYPSAEITDRLEVYDNLGKRMLAHYNELFLKFKMNKK is encoded by the coding sequence ATGAAACAGCTGGTAAATACTTTTCTGGCGATCGTTATCACGGCATTCGCTCTAATGTACTTGGGCTCCTGGATGAACTCAAGAGAGGGCTATTCCGGCGGAAATACACTGACCATCTATAACTGGGGCGACTATGTCGATCCTGACTTGCTGAAGGAATTTGAGAAAGAGACAGGATTAACGGTCATTTACCAAACCTTTGACTCTAATGAAGCCATGCTAACTAAAGTGGAGCAGGGTGGAACTACTTTTGATGTCGTAATTCCTTCCGATTACGCCATTGACAAGATGAAAGAAGAAAATCTGCTCATACCGCTAGATCATAGCAAGATTCCGAATCTAACGAACATTGATCCGAGGTTTATGGATCTTTCGTTCGATCCTGGTAACAAGTATTCCGTACCTTATTTCTGGGGAACCGTCGGGATTATCTTCAATCCCGAAATGACCAAGGGGCTGGACTTCACTAGCTGGGATTCCCTCTGGGACAGCAGGCTGAAGAACAACATCTTCTTGGTGGATGGAGCCCGTGAAGTGATGGGCATGGCTTTGAACAGCCTACATTATTCCGTAAATGACCGAGACGAAGAGCATCTTCAAGAAGCGCTGACTAAGCTAAATAAGCTCTCTCCTAACGTAAAGGCGATTGTCGGAGATGAGATCAAGATGCTGCTTGCCAATGAAGAGGCTGCGGTCGGTATTGTGTGGTCCGGTGATGCTTCTGAGATCATGGATGAGAATGATAAGCTTGATTATGTAGTGCCGGAGGAAGGTTCGAACAAGTGGTTTGATAATATGGTCATTCCACGGACTGCGGATAATGTGGATGGAGCGCATAAGTTTATTAACTTCATGCTGCGTCCAGATGTAGCGGCTAAGAATGCAGAATACGTAGGTTATTCCACACCTAATATTCCTGCGCTGGAGCTGCTTCCGAAGGAAACTTCCGAGGATACTCGTTTCTATCCATCTGCTGAGATTACCGACCGACTCGAGGTGTATGATAACCTTGGTAAACGGATGCTCGCGCATTACAACGAGCTGTTCCTGAAGTTTAAGATGAATAAGAAGTAA
- a CDS encoding response regulator transcription factor, whose protein sequence is MPTILVADDDANIRELVCLFLRNDGFDTAEAADGKEALAVYKSTHVDLVVLDIMMPIMDGWTLCKELRRANPDLPLLMLTARGETWEKVKGFELGTDDYLTKPFDPLELTVRVRSLLKRYKIGSTQMIQFGNVILDRQTYKVMRGTESLTLPLKEFELLYKLAGTPGQVYTREQLIDQIWGIDYAGDDRTIDVHIKRLRERFATTPDFRIETVRGLGYRLEVYE, encoded by the coding sequence ATGCCGACTATACTGGTTGCTGACGACGATGCGAACATTCGCGAACTCGTCTGTTTATTTCTACGTAACGACGGATTCGACACAGCGGAAGCCGCAGATGGTAAAGAAGCGCTGGCCGTCTACAAATCGACGCATGTCGATCTTGTCGTACTCGATATTATGATGCCGATTATGGATGGTTGGACGCTTTGCAAGGAGCTCCGTAGAGCCAATCCTGATCTTCCCTTACTTATGCTAACCGCTAGAGGTGAAACCTGGGAGAAGGTGAAAGGCTTCGAACTGGGGACAGACGATTATTTGACGAAGCCATTCGATCCACTGGAGTTGACGGTTCGTGTTAGATCTTTATTGAAGCGATACAAGATTGGCTCCACACAGATGATCCAATTCGGAAACGTCATCCTTGATCGGCAGACCTATAAGGTGATGAGAGGAACGGAGTCGCTCACGTTGCCGCTCAAGGAGTTCGAATTGCTATATAAGCTCGCTGGAACACCTGGACAAGTCTATACGCGTGAGCAGTTAATCGATCAGATTTGGGGGATTGATTACGCTGGAGATGATCGAACGATAGACGTACATATTAAACGGCTACGTGAACGGTTTGCGACTACACCTGATTTTCGAATCGAGACGGTGCGGGGGCTTGGCTACAGGCTTGAGGTTTACGAATGA
- a CDS encoding HAMP domain-containing sensor histidine kinase, translating to MIKSLYTRVVLTFLVSVIGGTLIALFVTTWVFQDKLNENLRIPLLRFGQDIARIYEALPLREADALVSGMKQLDSYHIRIYDEHGQYRSYGVLNGESPATVTEEQLKKVLDGQAVQVKPNMSSSNLLGLPLKTEMGKKAMFVEPLVPPTMSSTRNLLFTFLVYSLITGSVLILVASIFLVRPIKRLTKATRRIATGDFNVELNIKQTGELGTLANSFEEMMHDLQQLEQMRREFVTNVSHEVQSPLTSISGYAIALKKVALTEDERNRYLDIIIAEAERMSKMSDSLLKLSLLESQSQQLRLITFSLDEQIRRVIVAIQPQWSARNISFELDLKPVIVWADHDLLSQVWTNLLGNSIKFSKDDSVINVSIKQDMNNVTVRISDTGIGISLEDQERIFERFFKADRSHSRKYGGSGMGLAIVKQIVSLHQGDIRVESEPGQGTTIIVTLPIIAPTE from the coding sequence ATGATCAAATCCTTATATACACGTGTTGTTCTGACCTTTCTGGTCTCCGTGATCGGAGGCACATTGATTGCTTTATTTGTGACAACGTGGGTTTTTCAAGATAAATTAAACGAAAACCTGCGAATTCCCTTACTTCGCTTTGGTCAGGACATCGCCCGGATATACGAAGCCTTACCGTTACGTGAAGCGGATGCTCTTGTAAGTGGAATGAAGCAGCTTGATTCCTATCATATTCGAATTTACGATGAGCACGGCCAGTACCGGTCTTACGGAGTGCTTAATGGAGAGAGCCCTGCTACCGTGACTGAGGAGCAGCTAAAGAAAGTACTGGATGGGCAAGCTGTTCAAGTTAAACCGAATATGTCTTCTTCCAACCTCTTAGGGCTGCCTTTGAAAACCGAAATGGGAAAGAAGGCGATGTTTGTGGAGCCGCTTGTACCTCCTACCATGTCTTCTACGAGGAATTTGCTATTTACTTTTTTGGTGTATTCGTTAATAACGGGAAGCGTGTTGATACTGGTCGCCTCCATCTTTCTGGTGAGACCGATCAAAAGGCTGACAAAGGCAACTAGGCGAATAGCAACTGGGGATTTCAACGTCGAATTGAATATTAAGCAGACGGGTGAGTTAGGTACCTTAGCTAATAGCTTCGAAGAAATGATGCACGATCTGCAGCAGCTTGAACAAATGCGCAGGGAGTTCGTAACGAATGTGTCACATGAGGTTCAATCTCCGCTCACCTCCATATCTGGTTATGCTATTGCGCTCAAGAAGGTAGCCCTCACAGAGGATGAACGGAATCGTTATCTCGACATCATTATTGCTGAAGCGGAGCGGATGTCCAAGATGAGCGATAGTCTGTTAAAGCTGAGCCTGCTTGAATCACAATCCCAACAACTACGGCTTATCACGTTCAGTCTTGATGAACAGATCAGACGAGTAATCGTGGCGATACAGCCACAATGGTCGGCACGAAACATCAGTTTTGAGCTTGATTTGAAGCCGGTAATCGTATGGGCTGACCATGATCTGTTAAGTCAGGTGTGGACGAATCTCCTTGGAAACAGCATCAAGTTCTCCAAGGATGACAGTGTGATTAACGTCAGCATCAAACAAGATATGAACAACGTGACCGTCCGAATTTCCGACACGGGCATTGGTATTTCTCTCGAGGACCAAGAGCGTATATTCGAACGATTCTTTAAGGCTGATCGTTCCCATAGTCGCAAGTATGGCGGTAGCGGTATGGGACTGGCGATCGTCAAACAGATCGTCTCGCTTCATCAAGGTGACATTCGGGTGGAAAGCGAACCTGGCCAAGGAACGACCATTATCGTTACTTTACCAATTATAGCGCCGACAGAGTAA
- a CDS encoding alpha/beta hydrolase has translation MRVTQTEVIKTGNEKKKHKVRNLLLKILGAIVILIVLFLAVVYTVNVISSKSEQGKIHHYGQLVPVDGKNMNVLIQGTGEETIVLLPGFGTGAPALDFKPLIDELSPYYKVVAVEPFGYGLSDETKKERTTENIVSEIHEAVQGLNIDRYILMGHSIAGIYGLDYANKYPNEVSAFVGIDSSVPTQGGMDVKFPIKKLKLLKDSGIIRLGLKLSGDPYDGLPFDDETKKQMKLISLKNMNNSTTLNEMEHIYPNFVASRELSFDKNLPLIFFIQANNEGVKDWIPLHEEQVKDSVHGKVMTFEGGHYLHHSRSKEIVENLRAFMGEIK, from the coding sequence ATGAGGGTGACACAAACAGAGGTAATAAAAACGGGGAATGAAAAGAAAAAACATAAAGTACGTAACCTGTTGCTGAAAATATTAGGAGCAATAGTGATTTTGATCGTGCTTTTTCTAGCCGTTGTTTATACAGTTAATGTGATCAGCAGCAAATCCGAACAGGGAAAAATACATCATTATGGTCAACTAGTCCCTGTGGATGGAAAAAATATGAATGTGTTAATTCAAGGAACAGGGGAAGAGACGATCGTTCTTCTACCGGGCTTTGGAACAGGAGCGCCAGCACTTGATTTTAAACCGCTGATCGATGAATTATCACCCTATTACAAAGTGGTTGCGGTGGAGCCGTTTGGGTATGGATTAAGTGATGAAACCAAAAAAGAACGAACTACAGAGAATATCGTAAGTGAAATACATGAGGCGGTACAGGGTCTTAACATTGATCGATATATTCTAATGGGTCACTCGATTGCAGGTATTTACGGATTGGATTATGCGAATAAATATCCAAACGAGGTGAGTGCTTTTGTGGGGATCGATAGCAGTGTTCCGACGCAAGGCGGTATGGATGTTAAATTTCCAATAAAGAAATTAAAACTGCTCAAAGATTCAGGTATCATTAGATTGGGATTGAAATTAAGTGGTGACCCTTATGATGGACTGCCATTTGACGATGAGACTAAAAAACAAATGAAATTGATTTCGCTCAAAAATATGAATAATTCCACTACCCTAAATGAAATGGAACATATATATCCTAACTTTGTTGCTTCCAGAGAGTTATCCTTTGACAAGAATCTTCCCCTAATATTCTTTATACAGGCTAATAATGAAGGTGTGAAAGATTGGATTCCTCTACATGAAGAGCAAGTCAAAGATTCTGTGCATGGAAAAGTGATGACATTTGAGGGCGGACATTATTTACACCATTCCAGGTCCAAGGAAATCGTTGAGAACCTAAGGGCATTCATGGGAGAAATTAAATAA
- a CDS encoding class I SAM-dependent methyltransferase, protein MIPENNSKQNIDRFLGFQEDYDRYRPEAPAMIIKLLTDYLGTSPSVVTDIGCGTGLSTFLWKDVADNVIGIEPNPDMLGKAIDKLSRIEDPQTITFVQGYSNQLPLAADSVDIVTCSQSFHWMDPESTLREVSRVLRTGGVFAAYDCDWPLPLNQKVEERYNQLISKSEELLASLLPDAERAHKWDKEGHLSRIQASGAFSFAREIVFHNLEFCDAQRYVGLALSQGGVRTVLKQDATLLDQDIADFTAAVEQHFQGRTLEVLVSYRMRIGIK, encoded by the coding sequence ATGATACCTGAAAACAATAGCAAGCAAAACATCGATCGATTTCTCGGCTTTCAAGAGGACTATGACCGCTACCGTCCCGAAGCTCCTGCCATGATCATCAAGCTGCTGACCGATTACTTAGGCACCTCTCCTTCAGTCGTCACTGATATAGGCTGTGGCACGGGCTTGTCTACTTTTCTGTGGAAGGATGTCGCAGACAACGTAATTGGCATTGAACCGAATCCAGATATGCTGGGAAAAGCAATCGATAAATTAAGTCGAATAGAAGATCCACAAACTATCACTTTTGTACAAGGTTATTCTAACCAGCTTCCACTTGCAGCGGACAGCGTAGACATTGTGACCTGCTCGCAGTCATTCCATTGGATGGATCCTGAAAGTACACTTCGAGAAGTCTCTCGGGTCTTACGAACAGGTGGCGTCTTCGCTGCCTACGATTGCGACTGGCCTCTCCCCCTTAATCAGAAGGTAGAAGAACGTTACAACCAACTGATCTCCAAGTCAGAGGAACTGCTCGCCTCGCTCTTACCTGATGCTGAGAGGGCTCATAAATGGGACAAAGAGGGGCATTTGTCACGGATTCAGGCTAGTGGAGCGTTCTCTTTTGCTAGAGAGATCGTATTTCATAATCTTGAATTCTGCGATGCGCAGCGCTACGTCGGACTCGCTCTAAGTCAAGGCGGAGTAAGAACCGTGCTGAAGCAGGACGCTACCTTGCTCGATCAGGACATCGCAGATTTCACCGCTGCGGTTGAACAACATTTTCAAGGACGCACCCTAGAGGTTCTGGTCAGCTATCGGATGAGAATCGGCATCAAATAA
- a CDS encoding 1,4-dihydroxy-6-naphthoate synthase, with protein sequence MTTELNIAFSPCPNDTFVFHAWAHGLIPNAPQLNVTYADIDITNTLAANGEGPEVLKISYAALPWVLDRYKLLPCGGALGRGCGPLLLTASGPTAIKRPEKLAGRRIAVPSERSTAYLLFRLWAAQHVTGGIGEIVVMPFDEIMPAVRDGLIDAGLVIHEARFTYASYGLNMLTDLGSWWESDTGLPIPLGAIIARRDLDTDAITDWIRSSLQYAWNHPTDSRDYVLSHAQELAPEVAKSHIDLYVNDFSMNLGDDGYAAISALLNRAAAEGLVPAIDPALLR encoded by the coding sequence ATGACAACTGAGCTTAATATCGCTTTTTCCCCTTGCCCTAACGATACCTTTGTATTCCACGCCTGGGCACACGGGCTTATCCCAAATGCGCCACAACTTAATGTAACCTATGCCGATATCGATATTACCAATACGCTTGCCGCTAACGGAGAAGGACCTGAAGTCCTTAAAATCTCCTATGCCGCCCTACCATGGGTATTAGATCGATACAAGCTGCTGCCATGCGGCGGCGCACTCGGTCGTGGCTGCGGCCCGTTACTTCTTACGGCAAGTGGCCCAACTGCGATCAAACGTCCCGAAAAGCTAGCCGGACGCCGGATTGCAGTGCCTAGCGAACGTTCTACTGCTTATTTACTCTTCAGATTATGGGCAGCACAGCATGTAACGGGAGGCATTGGCGAAATCGTCGTCATGCCTTTTGATGAGATCATGCCTGCCGTACGCGATGGACTTATCGATGCCGGACTGGTAATTCACGAAGCCCGCTTTACTTATGCGTCTTATGGTCTTAATATGCTGACTGACCTTGGCAGCTGGTGGGAGAGCGATACTGGACTGCCGATTCCACTCGGCGCTATCATTGCTCGTCGCGATCTCGATACCGATGCCATCACGGACTGGATTCGCAGCTCTCTTCAATATGCGTGGAATCATCCTACCGATTCTAGAGACTATGTGCTTAGCCACGCTCAAGAGCTGGCTCCAGAGGTGGCTAAATCTCATATTGATCTCTATGTGAACGACTTCTCGATGAATCTAGGCGATGACGGCTACGCTGCAATCTCCGCCCTACTAAATCGTGCTGCAGCAGAAGGACTTGTACCTGCCATCGACCCTGCATTACTTCGGTAG
- a CDS encoding futalosine hydrolase, which yields MVEEQAGARRVLIVTAVAAERDAVLRGLQGSDRFHVIAAGAGTAAAAAGTAAALAAGSYSCVISAGIGGGFPGVAPLGSLVVASEMIAADLGAETPEGFRSAAELGFGSVSVPADRGTVQAVSAALAAAGLTVSTGTVLTVSTATGTAETAAALIARHPHAVAEAMEGHGVAVAAKALGLPVLELRAISNPVGPRDRAAWKIGDAMEALTAAAAILLEVL from the coding sequence ATGGTGGAGGAACAAGCTGGAGCGCGGCGCGTGCTAATCGTAACAGCCGTAGCCGCAGAGCGCGACGCGGTCCTGCGCGGCCTACAAGGCAGCGACAGGTTCCATGTGATTGCTGCCGGCGCAGGCACGGCAGCAGCGGCGGCGGGAACCGCCGCGGCACTCGCAGCTGGGTCATACAGCTGCGTAATCAGCGCCGGGATCGGCGGCGGGTTCCCGGGGGTGGCACCTTTAGGCTCGCTGGTCGTTGCCAGTGAGATGATTGCCGCCGACCTCGGGGCCGAGACGCCGGAGGGCTTCCGCAGCGCTGCCGAGCTCGGCTTCGGCAGCGTGTCCGTGCCGGCTGACCGCGGCACGGTGCAGGCGGTTTCGGCCGCGCTGGCAGCGGCCGGACTGACCGTAAGCACGGGAACCGTGCTTACGGTCTCTACGGCGACCGGCACCGCGGAGACGGCCGCCGCTCTGATCGCGCGGCATCCTCATGCCGTCGCGGAGGCAATGGAAGGCCACGGAGTTGCCGTGGCCGCTAAAGCGCTGGGGCTCCCGGTACTGGAGCTCCGCGCCATCTCGAACCCGGTCGGTCCCCGCGACCGGGCTGCTTGGAAGATCGGCGATGCAATGGAAGCATTAACGGCGGCAGCCGCTATACTACTGGAGGTGCTGTAA
- a CDS encoding MarR family transcriptional regulator, whose translation MMGNTEENVSNVENTTEMDQASSLKLFVVLSKAYRSLMDQAVKDMKSYGLASAEFMVLEVLYHRTRIPLQQIGEKILVTSGSITYNIDKLEKKGLLKRVPCSEDRRVTYAEITDAGRELFDKIFPRHVASIHDLMRGLDKEEKGQAIELLKKLGKGV comes from the coding sequence ATGATGGGTAATACTGAAGAGAATGTAAGTAATGTAGAGAATACTACGGAGATGGATCAGGCGTCTTCTTTAAAGTTATTTGTTGTATTATCTAAGGCTTACAGAAGCTTGATGGATCAAGCTGTGAAGGATATGAAGAGTTATGGGCTGGCATCCGCCGAGTTCATGGTGCTTGAGGTGCTGTATCACCGGACCCGTATTCCACTGCAACAGATCGGGGAGAAGATTCTCGTAACGAGTGGAAGCATCACCTATAATATCGACAAGCTGGAGAAGAAAGGCCTGCTGAAGCGTGTGCCGTGTAGCGAGGACAGACGCGTTACTTATGCGGAGATTACGGATGCAGGGCGTGAGCTGTTCGATAAGATTTTCCCGCGTCATGTAGCTTCGATTCATGATTTGATGCGTGGACTGGATAAGGAAGAGAAGGGCCAGGCTATCGAATTACTAAAGAAGCTAGGCAAAGGTGTATAG
- a CDS encoding DoxX family protein, with the protein MISTGILLMRLVIGIAFIGHGAQKLFGWFGGYGPKGTGGWMESIGIKPGVTMAVLAGLMELVGGFMFAAGLLTPVAAVLIVATMLGAIVKVHAANGFWSTSNGIEFPLTVLVVAAGIALTGPGSISLDALIFN; encoded by the coding sequence ATGATAAGTACAGGAATATTATTGATGAGATTAGTGATTGGTATTGCATTCATAGGACATGGTGCACAAAAGTTATTTGGTTGGTTTGGTGGCTATGGCCCGAAGGGCACGGGCGGCTGGATGGAGTCCATCGGCATTAAACCGGGCGTTACGATGGCGGTATTGGCAGGACTTATGGAGCTGGTAGGCGGATTCATGTTCGCGGCAGGACTTCTGACGCCTGTTGCAGCGGTGTTGATTGTAGCTACAATGCTGGGTGCCATCGTTAAGGTACATGCGGCGAATGGCTTCTGGTCTACTTCGAACGGGATTGAGTTTCCGCTTACGGTACTGGTGGTTGCTGCAGGCATAGCACTTACGGGACCGGGTTCGATTTCTCTGGATGCGTTGATTTTTAACTAA
- a CDS encoding ring-cleaving dioxygenase, which translates to MTLQTAGIHHITAFVGDAQRNVDFYAGILGLRLVKKTINFDAPEVYHLYFGNEDGAPGTIITFFPSPTGRRGRIGSGQVGVTTYAVPIGSLTFWEQRLAAYRISVTKGSRISESYLSFADYDGLRIELVEREEGPLSKWSFGGVPTEHAIKGFGGAVLYSNNPLQTAETLVLTMGMEHIADGDGYSRYRTTGDLGNIIDLKTTPVPQGAGGTGTVHHIAWRAQDDAEQLEWSRHVQSHGHRPTPVQDRQYFNAIYFRERGGILFEIATDPPGFARDEAVDALGEKLMLPSWFEPHRAAIEENLSPFQIREIEVKQG; encoded by the coding sequence ATGACACTTCAAACTGCAGGAATCCATCATATTACCGCTTTTGTTGGAGATGCTCAGCGTAATGTTGACTTCTATGCCGGTATTCTAGGACTACGGCTTGTGAAGAAGACGATTAATTTTGACGCTCCGGAAGTTTATCATTTATATTTTGGGAATGAAGATGGTGCTCCGGGGACGATTATTACATTTTTCCCTTCACCTACGGGGCGTAGAGGAAGAATCGGCAGTGGGCAGGTTGGCGTAACGACTTACGCAGTACCGATTGGCTCTCTGACATTCTGGGAGCAACGTCTTGCCGCTTATCGGATTTCGGTTACCAAAGGAAGCAGAATCTCGGAATCTTATCTCTCTTTTGCAGATTATGATGGTTTGCGGATTGAGCTTGTGGAACGGGAGGAAGGACCGCTAAGTAAGTGGTCCTTCGGTGGGGTTCCTACTGAGCATGCCATCAAAGGGTTCGGAGGCGCTGTGCTCTACAGCAACAATCCGCTGCAAACTGCAGAAACCCTTGTCTTAACGATGGGAATGGAGCATATCGCTGATGGAGACGGATATAGTCGTTATAGAACTACTGGAGATCTGGGTAATATTATTGATCTGAAGACAACGCCGGTTCCGCAAGGAGCGGGAGGTACAGGTACGGTTCACCATATCGCTTGGCGTGCGCAAGATGACGCTGAGCAGCTGGAATGGAGTCGTCATGTACAGAGTCATGGACATCGTCCGACGCCGGTTCAAGACCGTCAATACTTCAATGCGATCTATTTCCGTGAAAGAGGTGGAATCCTCTTCGAGATTGCTACGGACCCTCCGGGTTTTGCCCGTGATGAAGCAGTGGATGCGTTGGGTGAGAAGCTAATGTTGCCATCCTGGTTTGAGCCGCATCGTGCGGCTATCGAAGAAAATTTAAGTCCTTTTCAAATAAGAGAAATTGAGGTGAAGCAGGGATGA
- a CDS encoding alpha/beta hydrolase — translation MIHVFHKGKDVTKPTLVLFHGTGGNEQDLLPLAGLLSPDSSVLGIRGNVLENGMPRFFRRIAEGVFDEADLIFRTHEVKQFLDDAAAQYGFDANNLVAVGYSNGANIAGSLLFHYKDVFRAAILLHPMVPLRNITLPSLEGVSVFIGAGTNDPLIASSESEDLETILQKAGAEVTTHWGNQGHRLSAAEAEAARDWLHMRSTSTNA, via the coding sequence ATGATTCATGTATTCCATAAAGGTAAAGACGTAACGAAGCCCACGCTTGTATTATTTCACGGTACTGGAGGCAATGAGCAAGACTTACTGCCGCTTGCCGGGTTGTTATCTCCCGATTCATCGGTGCTAGGTATCAGAGGGAATGTGCTGGAGAACGGTATGCCGCGATTCTTCCGACGGATAGCTGAAGGGGTGTTCGATGAAGCGGATCTAATCTTCCGTACTCACGAGGTCAAGCAGTTCCTGGATGACGCCGCCGCGCAGTACGGATTCGATGCCAACAATCTGGTGGCCGTGGGCTACTCTAATGGTGCGAACATTGCGGGTAGCTTGCTGTTCCATTATAAGGATGTTTTCCGCGCCGCAATACTACTGCATCCGATGGTACCGCTCCGGAATATTACACTTCCTTCGCTGGAGGGGGTATCTGTCTTCATTGGAGCAGGCACGAATGATCCGCTCATAGCTTCCTCGGAATCTGAGGATCTGGAGACGATTTTGCAGAAGGCAGGCGCAGAGGTTACAACACACTGGGGCAATCAAGGCCATCGTCTGAGTGCTGCTGAGGCTGAAGCCGCTAGAGATTGGTTGCATATGCGCAGCACATCCACAAATGCATAA
- a CDS encoding multidrug effflux MFS transporter, translating into MIGIQNGNKLAADGPSRKQRLQLAVILGSITTIGPLSIDMYLPALPTLVADFGTTAAFVQLSLTFFLLGLASGQLVAGPLSDVYGRRRPLLIGMFIYAISSVLCAFSPSIGLLIGLRFIQGLAGSVGVVVSRAAVRDLYSGSELTKFFSLLMIVNGLGPILAPVIGGQLLRVTTWQGIFLVLFAAGIIFCLTILLRLPETLPKERRSKSGLKGTLLTFRVLLGNRKFMGYALSQGFVTASMFAYISGSSFVLQNIFAVTPQVYSLIFAVNGIGIIITGQIAGRLAGKVSETKLLLSGLLLCTMGGILLLLTILLGGGLIPILICLFAVVSSVGIVGATSFSLAMQDQGETAGSASALIGLIPLLLGSCVAPLVGLGGVDSALPMAIVIACTGILSILSYLLLVRRGKASS; encoded by the coding sequence ATGATTGGAATTCAAAATGGTAATAAGCTTGCCGCAGATGGACCCTCACGGAAGCAGAGATTGCAGCTTGCCGTGATTCTTGGTTCCATTACAACGATCGGCCCGTTGTCGATTGATATGTATTTGCCGGCACTGCCTACGCTTGTCGCGGATTTCGGTACGACTGCTGCGTTTGTGCAGCTTAGTCTGACCTTCTTTTTGCTGGGACTTGCTTCAGGTCAGTTAGTCGCTGGACCGCTGAGTGATGTATATGGTCGCCGCCGTCCGCTGCTTATAGGTATGTTCATCTATGCGATTTCCTCAGTGCTGTGTGCCTTTAGTCCTTCGATTGGACTGCTGATCGGTTTGCGGTTTATTCAGGGACTTGCTGGTTCAGTGGGTGTAGTTGTCTCTAGAGCGGCTGTTCGTGATTTATATAGTGGCTCTGAACTCACGAAGTTCTTCTCACTATTGATGATTGTGAATGGTCTCGGACCGATATTAGCTCCGGTAATTGGGGGCCAACTCCTAAGAGTAACTACATGGCAGGGGATATTCCTCGTATTATTTGCTGCCGGAATTATATTTTGCCTAACCATATTATTACGTTTGCCGGAGACATTGCCGAAGGAGCGACGCTCTAAGAGTGGACTGAAGGGTACGCTGCTTACCTTCCGAGTATTGCTTGGCAACCGTAAGTTTATGGGCTATGCCTTGTCTCAGGGGTTTGTTACGGCATCTATGTTCGCTTATATCTCAGGTTCTTCTTTTGTATTGCAAAATATTTTTGCAGTTACTCCGCAGGTATATAGTCTGATCTTTGCTGTGAACGGGATCGGGATTATTATTACTGGCCAAATTGCCGGCAGACTTGCTGGCAAGGTAAGTGAGACTAAGCTGCTACTTAGTGGACTATTGCTCTGTACGATGGGGGGGATCTTACTGCTGCTGACGATTCTCTTAGGAGGAGGACTGATCCCAATTCTGATCTGTCTATTTGCAGTTGTCTCCAGCGTGGGGATTGTCGGAGCGACCAGCTTCTCACTTGCAATGCAAGATCAAGGTGAAACTGCAGGCAGTGCCTCAGCGTTAATCGGATTAATACCCCTGCTGCTAGGGAGCTGTGTAGCGCCACTTGTTGGTCTTGGGGGAGTTGATTCAGCACTTCCGATGGCGATTGTGATAGCATGTACGGGAATTCTCTCGATTCTGTCTTATCTGCTGCTTGTTAGACGAGGAAAAGCGAGTTCCTAG
- a CDS encoding FlxA-like family protein codes for MSISAVSGSTSYTTSTSSTTDTSALEKQKAKLEAELDKIDASSDDEKTKETKTKQIEQQIKTIEAQISQKSQSSVSSAGSGVEAPAKPANNALVAASPQEIATATTDSKGRFDIRV; via the coding sequence ATGAGTATATCAGCAGTCTCAGGTTCCACATCGTACACTACCTCGACATCAAGCACTACAGATACCAGTGCGCTTGAGAAACAAAAAGCGAAGCTGGAAGCTGAACTAGACAAGATTGATGCCAGCTCAGACGATGAAAAGACCAAGGAAACGAAGACGAAGCAAATTGAGCAACAGATCAAGACCATCGAGGCACAAATCTCGCAGAAGTCTCAGAGCAGTGTTTCCTCCGCAGGCAGTGGAGTAGAGGCACCTGCTAAACCTGCGAACAATGCGCTTGTTGCAGCGAGTCCGCAAGAGATCGCTACCGCAACAACGGATAGCAAGGGCAGATTTGATATTCGAGTATAA